In Sciurus carolinensis chromosome 16, mSciCar1.2, whole genome shotgun sequence, the genomic window CCTCCCGCGTCTCCTACACCTGCATACTACCATGTCCTCTACCAAGGATGTGCAGAAACCCAGGTGGGCTGGCATGGGGAGACATACTGCCTGGTTGGTGGCTACCGGCTCTATGGGGACGCTCCCTTGGCCACTCCAGCCAAGAACAAAATAGAGAGGCCAGCAGAGAAGCCAGCAGAGAAGCCAACAGAGAAGCCCAATCAGACAGCTAGAGGGGCTCCCAAGAAACGCCATGCACCATTGGAGGCAGAAAAAACCTTGGGTTGCCGTGGCCCCAAAATTCGACGCTTCATCAACACTGGAAAGAGACAAAGGCCACGGAAGCTTGCTGGCTGAGCCTCTCTGTGGAGAGAACAAACTTCTGACGCATCTTCTCTTTTTCACAGTTATATTTACTGTATTTagttgagagaaataaaaatgtttagtgtTGCTGTGTATTGACTGTGATGTCATTCAAACGTACAAAAATTTGAGGGATACACTGGAGGATGTTTCACGGGATGTTCAACAGTGTCGCACCCAGGGCCTTGGTTAAGCATGCCGTGAGGAAATTTTAGACCTTATAATAGTGTCTGCAGAGCTTGGCAGAGACTGGATCTCTATTCAAAGCCATGCTTTgtactcctcctccttctttctaaaGGTAATCTTCCtattcaaaggaaataatcaacaatttccccatccttttctttttctctccgcAGTACCGAAAACTGATTCCACAGATGTTCTACCTTTCAGCTACATGCCCACTCCTTTCTggtttcttatttagagacaaggactgcaaagttgctgaggctgaccccaaacttgtgatcctcctgcctcagcctcccaaggaccTGAGATTA contains:
- the LOC124966563 gene encoding DPEP2 neighbor protein-like, encoding MSDRIFYTQSNLSSVSWGSSAAAAVPPASPTPAYYHVLYQGCAETQVGWHGETYCLVGGYRLYGDAPLATPAKNKIERPAEKGAPKKRHAPLEAEKTLGCRGPKIRRFINTGKRQRPRKLAG